The genomic region TGCGTTTGAAAACAAGACTTCTCTGGATAAGTTTGTGTTTTTACCCAAGGTAGTCCTTAGAAATGGAAACACTCATGTGAAATCAAGTCTCAAGGGAACGTTGTTCCAAAATACTAGACAAAGTACAGCTTCTGCTAGAGACATTGCTGCTCAGATTGGAGAGGAACTGCAGAATTTAACACTGTCCTAGCTTGTACTAGGGAGCTACTGTTCAACACAGATGTCTTCAGGGAAAATGCAGGGTTTTTGCTGACTGGAGTCTCAGTTCCAAGGAATAAAGATGAAACTGTTTTGTCTTCCAGGTCAGCCCCAGCTAATGTTGACAGCAGGACCCAGCGTCGCAGTTCCTCCCCAGGCACCTTTTGGCTATGGCTACACCGCACCTCCGTACGGGCAGCCGCAGCCTGGCTTTGGGTACAGCATGTGAGGGGCAGCACCAGGCAGTTTGGAGCTAGTGTTATTTTCTTACTGAAACTCCACCGTCCCTCCCCGCTTTAACTCATAACAGGGAAAAGCAAAGAGTTTGACCTCGTGTTCTTGTCACCTTGATttcatgaaggactgttttttctaGCGCAAACTGTTTGAATCACTTCTgttaaatctcttttttccaCATTCCATGTCATTTAGGCTTTACTTTAAAGAGGGGAATAGTTTAAACGACTTTGTTCAAGTGGGCTTTTGCAGGACTGCTTATTACCATTAAGTCTATTGTGAAGATTCTGATTTGCACTCTATAGTGTTAAACTCTAATATTGAATCTTAAGTTCCTTGTATGTGAGCAGCTTACAGTATGTACTGTCTATCCTAAACGCATTTAAGTCTCACTGTATACTGGGAGAAAGCTAAAGCAAAGATTACTTGTATTTGACCTTGCAAGACTTGCTGACCAGAGACAACACTAATCAGCATATCCTACCCTGGTTGGATTGCATAGCTCTAAAAGAATTTACAATGCGTACAGACAACCTTGCCTGACTTAAAATGAGTAaaagggttttgtttgggttttatttcccttaaCCTATGCAGGTTTTTCCAGTTATGCATATAGAAAATGCTAGTGTCTTTTTGCTCACTCCATATGTAACAGATGACCTTATGTTGTGCTGTATCCTGTGCTTTTTGTGGGACATTCCATTCAGGAACAGAGCACCATGATTCCAATCTGTGTATTTACTAACCCTGCCCTGAGGTTTGTGTATGTTGGATATTGTGGTGTTTTAGATCACTGTTTTGAGTGTACAGAAGAGAGAATTCGAGCATattgctgttttgtttgtgCAATTTGAAATTACtcaattgaaaaataaattactggaCTGTGGACATGCTGCACAGCAGTAGCTTCACTTTACTGTCTTCAAAAACAACCTTTGAGGTTGAACCAAGTATTACAGTGCTAATAGTATGGGGTGTGCCAGGGGTGTAGGGTCGGGGGTTTGAGGGGCCACGAGAAGAGCAGCAATGGAGGCCATGAGTGGGGTCTTGCACTGAGGGGGCAATACAAGAAAATATGTAATGCTTTTTCTATAGAAAGATTAtgtcagagaggagaaaatagCACTTTTCACTGGTTGGCTGCAGTGTGGTCAACTCCAGCATATTTGCCCAGATGATACATTAGGGTTGTAGTACGGTGTCAGTTAAATTGAGATCACGTTCTAGGTATGTAAGTTGCCTTAAATATATTTAGCTTCAAATAAAATTGACTTAAATGTTTCTCTATGAATACTGTCATAATTGAGTGTAATGAGTATTGCAGCACTGGCCATATCTGTGATAGGTGGAGAAGCTTCTGTCTCCTACCCAGGAATTGGCCTCAAGCGTCAGGTTCCAGCTCTGAGGCTGAACCTCCTCCCTGCTCACTCTTGTGCCTCACACAGTTGCCACGTGTGATCCTGTCAGCAGAGCAGTCCCATGGGTAATGgaaggtggcagcagctctgggggtggGTATAACCTGCCATGGGCTGTAGGTCTTTGTTCAAGAGTGGTGGAACAaaaggctgcagggagcagtgTCATTCTTAAGAGGTGCTGTATAAAAACTCCTCCATCCTGTGTTTATTCTGTTGGTCTTTCTGACACTCCTTCTGGGTCTAGAAAGTTGAGacaaatcattttttcttttaaattgtaGATACTCCAGGGGAAGACGTGGCTGGAGGAGGTGTGCTCAAAAGAGCTGTTGTGTGAGAGTTCTGCTGTTAGAAAACTGACTCTCAGAAACTCCACCTCCTTCAAAGTGCAGGAAACTTCATAGTTAGACCTACACTTAAGCCACAAGTACAGAATTCACACCTGAGCTGCTATGAGTGTGCTCTGAACTAGCCAGTAGCATCTGCAAACAAGTGCTTCCTTAAATCCAGGAAGACCTGTAATCCCAACTCAGGATTTAAGTTAGTCCCTGTACTACCTGTTTATATGTAGGGCAACTCCCTCTACCTTGCATGGCCTAAAGCAGTTTCTCACTGCTGCTTGCTGGCTCTGCATGGCAAAGCCTGTGTGACTTGGTCAGTCCCACAGCAGTTACAAGCTCTCCCCATTAGAAACTCTGCAGGAGGTTGCTACAACCCCGCAGCTGTATGGGGCAATTactccttcagcagctgctcccTTTGAATTAAAGAATTGATCTCAAAAAAACCACCTTaaaggcagagagggagaaccTGCCATTGTTAACACATGGCAAAAATTACCTTTTTAAGCCATTAACCAAGACCAAGTGCAATATCCTTAACTTATACACTGGGTTCTTTCTTACAGATAGCAAAACTCTGCCACCTCTTTCCTCAACTCCCCCCTCAAGCAGagcattttctttcccagtCTAGAACACAACATAGAACGATTTGCAAATTCAGATCTCTTGCAAAAACTGGTTTTTTATTTACCCAGAGAGAAGACAGGGAAAAATCCCCCAAACTCTGGGTTGACCCCTTCTGTACTGATCCACATCACTGCATTCACACTGCTTTGGTCCCCAGGTCAGAAGAGTTTTAGATGACCAGAAACTTTATCTATGACATCAGCTGGTCCTGGCCCTATACCAAGGACTGTCTTGGAGCCTGGAGCTATCTGAGTACGACCTGCATCTTGGATTAAGCTCACAGTCAGCCCAAGCTGCTTGGCATTGGTCAGGAGTTGGAGCAGTGTCTCTTCATCCGGAGCTTTGAGCACCACTTTAGGTTGGCCACAGTACTCCCACTGTTTCAGGAGTTCAGGATTTCTTTTCTGGACTTGCTTGTAAGCAGAAACAGCAGCGTGGGAACACTGTGCTGCTACTTTACCCTTTCCCATCTTCAAATCATTGCGGACAATCAGCACCATCTTGAACTCCCCTGACTCTCCCATGATGTCACCGTCGCTCTCCAGATTGTTTTCGGGTGCAGATGAAGCATTTCTATCTTCGGGCTTTGAAAATTTTCTGTGAATGTCCCATCCCACAAGTATTCCAGCGAGAAATCCACCAATAAAATGGCAGAACTCGGGTTGAAACAAGAAGTCCATGATGGATTTCAGAGACTGGTTGggaaagagggaggggaaaggacaGAATTTACTCAAGCATTTGCAGCTGGGGTGAGTGCAGGTACTTACCTGCAGACAAGAAACGTTTGTTAAAAAAAacgcctcagctccaatctcaacctatCCTGATGcaatttgaggctgtttcctcctgtcctgtcactcgttactggaggaaaaaaggccctagctcactgcagcctcctgtcagggagttgcagagagttctgctggctcccctcagcctcctcttctccaggcccaacacccccattccctcagcccctccctaGTACCTTTGTGCTCCCAGCTCCGCTGCTCGACtgtggccacgctgcagcccctcagtgtccctctggcagtaaGTGAGGGGCCCAACCCTGATCCCAGCCCTCGAGccgcagcctccccagggcccagcacaggggacaatccctgctgcccccccactgctgctcccagccaggACGCCCTTGGCCTTCCCGCCCACCTGGGCGCGCCGCTGGCTCATCAGCCGCTGCAGATCAACCCCACCAGGGCCTTTTCCGCCGGAAGGTCTGAACACGATGGAAGAAAGGAGGCCAAAGCCGAGGGCGAGTGAGGCCGCGCGGAGCCGCTGCGGGCCCGAGGGTCGCGGCGCCGTGAGGGGCTCCGGCCGCGCTCACGCGCCCGCGCCGCCCTGCACTGCCGCCTCGCCGACGCGCGGAAATGACGCCACAGGCGCGCGCCAGCGGGACGAGGGGAACCCGCCACACGCGGCGGCGAGCGCGCGGCGCGCCGGAAGTGACGCACGCCGGTGAGCTGAGAGGGGCGGCTTCGGCCCTGCCTCTACTTCCGGGTTGGCCCAGGCCCAGCCGCAGCTGCCGGCGCGGAGCGGGGTGAGTGCGGCCGGGGCCGGTCGAGGGCTGAGCCGAGACTCGTCTCGATTCCCGCAGGGGCTTCCCCGGCGGGCCGCGGGCCGCGCCGCCGTCCCCTCAGCGGCACCTGCCCACCTTCCCCCCTTGCGCCCCCTCAGCGCCGACCTTGGGGCCGCTCCCGTCTCCGTGGTGACGGCCGCGGCCGGCGCGGGCTGCGCTGGAGGCGGGACGCTGGCCGCGGGGCTCGCCACAGGCTTGCCGGGGGTCGGGGAGCCGTCAGCAGCAGTGGGATCGGTGGCGACCGGGGGCACCGTGACCCAGCGCCGGCCCCTGTCGTGTTCTGCCAACGCGGGGATGGGTGAACCGGGGAGGGGAACCGGGAGGCGACCGCAGGCTGAGCGGTGCAAGGGAGGAGGCGGTTGGGAGGGGGAAGAGCCGTCTTCGCGGCGCTGGGAGCACGGGAGAAAGCTCGTCGCGACCGTTGAGCAGAGCTGTACTGCTGCGGGCTCATCCCCCCTCCCGCGGGAGACCGGCTCGGGTCGCTTCGCGTCACGCCGGACAAAACCCCGGAAACTACGTGTTAGAATCGTTCTGCCTTGGCCCAAGGGATGGTGCCTGATGACACAGGGAGAAATTCATCCTTCTAGCTGCAGAGTCGGCTACCGATGGGTTTTGGCTGCTTCTCCGGTGGAGAACTGTTGTGCTTTCCCGAACGGGTTGCTAACGGCATCTTCTGCATCATGCCGACTGTACTTGTTCCCAGAGACTGTTTGTGGCTTGTTTTGTGGACTTGAGTAGTTGGGCCAAAGTCCATAAAACTCTTAATGTTTCATTTGTGGTGACTGAAGTTAAGCAACTAGATGTGTGAGTTTGAGTTTTAGTTCTCTGGCCAATGTCATCCACTGATTacataagaaaacaaagcagcaatgTTCCCACTTTGTTCCAGTTTTGCCTCTAACATATTTGGCGAGCTATTTGGGTGACCTGGTCCTGGTCAGGTCATGACTTACTTTAGAAAGGGTAGCAAGTTTGTTTGAGAATGCGTGTTTATCTCTAAAAGTGCTGTGAAATCAGGTTATCCACTCCAGACTACACGTATGACctttcttcaggcttctctcctGTCCTTGTTTTCTCTGCAATGTGCTTACCCACAAGTGGGTATCCTGGTTTAGTTACTGTTAATAACATGGGCTGAGCACTCCAAGGTGGTGAGAGTGTGATATTCCTCTTTTACACCTTGGAGCATGTGAATGTTGCTTGAGCAGTGGCTTTTGGTAGAGGTTGACTGTCAGCAATTGTGTTCTTCTAAGGTTGTTTCACCCAAGTTCCTGCCAGATAGGTCCACTGGGGCTTCTCATGCTTTATACCTTATGACAGCATATATAAGCTCTTCTCAATGCATTGGTTTGCCTACTGAAATGGGCTTTGTGCTGTCAGTCCTCTTCAAGCCATTATTTCTGCAGAGTGGATGGACTTTTCTTGATTCCTTGTTAAGTGGCAGTTATCACAATGGCTTCATCCCTTGTTTTCAGATGAGAgtttgaaaaaaacatgtgtCCAGTTGTGAAATGAGAGGTGAGTGCTGCTTATTAATTTGAGCTAAGCTTCCTGTCCTACTGAACAGCTGAAATCAATGGTACTTGTGGTTTCTGTGTGAAAGGATGAGCTGTAGTAGCTTTGAAGTGGCTTGTAGTAATGAGGAAGGTGAGTATGCTGGAAGCAAACCTCTTAGCTGGAACATTTGTGTTCTTGCCACTGGAGAGCTCTTTTCCTGTGGTTGGCTTTGAATATCTTTTGACTGTCACAACTCTTTCTGACTTCACTTTGTGAATGCTTCCTCTTAGAATGTTCTGTGTAATTAGTGCATGTATTGAGATCTCTTATTCCTTAAcaagttttggttttaaaccAGAAACTATTCCTCCTGATGTATAATAAGAGTAGATTAGCTTTTCTGATATAATGGTGATGGGAAACGTACTGTTACCTGCAGGTTAGAACTTTAACTTCTGTGATTGTGGAGAAGTGTGAGCTGGATGGACTTTGCTAGTCCATGAGAACGAAGGGCACAGCCTTGAAGCTGTTGCAATGTAAGCTTTTTGTATTCTTAGATCAGGCTGTAGCTCTAGTCATGAGGCAGCACCAAGCTGGTTTGGTGGTGCACTGACCCACCAACTGACTCAGGAGACAGAAGTTAAAAGTAAGGCAGGCAGCTGTTCAGGGTATTTCAGACTTGTTGAAAAAATACTCTTCTCTCTTCCAAGGCTCAGAATTGGCTGCTGTGATTCACCTTGTGCAGGCAGTGTATGGCCAAGCAAGCTATAGTGGAACCTGCATTGGTTCTAGCTAGAGATGGTTAATGTCTATGAAAAGCAGAAACTGTTGTTTCAGGAGCATatttcagctgctgttttctgtgGGGTTTGTTAGGTCCATCTGTTCATTCCCTTTCATCTGTGCTGTACCTCCTCTTACAGAAGAAGCACTCTGGAGGTAACGGCTTGTCACATTCACACATCCTCTTGTCGGAAAACTGTGTCCCAGCACTTGCAAGATAGGATAAAGACAAAGTTCCCCCCAAATGTGCACTCTCCACCTGTTACTGGAGGAGTTAGGTGGCAATTCTTAAAGGTGAGGTTGTATTCTTATGTTTTTAACTCTTCATTCTTCCATAGTCAGATGTTAGCAGTCCTTTTGTAGTGCAGTGTGTGTTACCTTCTTGTGAGATTCCTGTGACTGACCTTTCTTCTGTGCTGTTGATGGTGGAGAACTTAACTGTCACCTTCTGAATGCAGAAAGCAGTTTGAGGGCTGTCAGACAAACATCTTGAGAGATAGTATGTGCATGGATTTCTGTATAGCCCTGTGAAGGTGACTGTGTCAGTTTATTGCCTGAATATCAAGTTATGATCTTTTCCCAATGCTTCAAAAAActtttcaaagccttttctctttgcttgtGTTGGTCTTTCCGAGTCACACTCTCAGCAGCATATTTCACCTTCTCTGATAAACTAAGAGAAGttttctcagctgctgcttGAGTGTCGTCCCAGTCAGCAGAGGAGCAGTCTTGTTCTGTAAGCTGTGATCTGCACCCCAcacctgctgcctcctgctagCCTGAGAAGCATGGGACTGACCTCTGATGTGCATTGTAGTGTGAGATGCTGCACTGATAGTGTTCACATTCCCAGTTATTTCAGTTCCCTTTCTTTAATTTAAACCCTCTTTTTGGAAGTTTCAGCAAGACATCACTGCAAAGACTAAAACAACAtggattttgtcttttctaCCATCTGCCATGCCTTTTCATCTATATATTGTAGAGTGACTCTACCATGTTATTGTAGCACCTGATTCTACTGCTGGGTCTACACAGACAACCCTCAACATTCATGTTTCACCTGAGAAAATCCATCAAAGAGAATGGTTTGATATAAGTGGCCTTAACGGCGGGGATAGAACTTTTAgtaacttcagaagaaaaggcaTGGGATCTCTAAAGCTCATGTTACAGCAATATTAAATCATTCTTTCCTAAAGCATATCCAAAGTCTTCTTTGGGCAAATGGAAATTTTAACTCTGAATTGTCAGAGTTAAATGATTTTTAACCATTTTGAAATGGTTTCTGGCCAGGAATTGAAAAATAGGTCTGGTGTAGAGAGGCATAACCCACTAAAGGGAGACCTGTCGTCTTTAACtgagttatttttcctttgagggATTAAGTTATTTTagttagaaaaacattttaatatggGAATAAATGCACTTGTATCAAAGTAACCCATTATAGCTAAATCTGTGGAGATTTTTAGCCTCTTTCAGACACGTCCTAATTTCCTTTAATTGAGTGCTTCCCCTGAGTGTTAAAGGACTGCAAAAAAATCTAGTGCTCCTTCTATTTTGTATCATCTTTAGGAAAGCTGTTAACCTTCAAGTTAGGAACTGTGTCAGTTTTGTGTCACATGATGAACAGCATTATCTTACGCTGTAGGGACAGAAGGTTTTGAAGAGCAGCCGCTTTGGTCTTGATTATCTACAGAGCTGAGGACATAGTTGTGTTCAAGTACAGAAGAAACAGTGAAGAGTGACATAGTTGTGCGGCACTGGAAGGGTATGTAATGTTTCGCTTCAAGACTGATCTCATCCTTTACCTAAATGTGTTCATGTGCCAGGCAGGCTTTGACTTTTGAGGGAAGGTGCTCCCCCAACTGCTACTTTGCCAAAAAAGTTAAGGTGTTCCCTGTGTTAATCTTGCCTCTGTAGAGCATCTGATGACTGAAGCAAAGCCATGTTACAGGTGTGTAACACTGTCTTGTTTAGGGTAATTCCTTACCCACATATGAAAGTCTGTTTTCGgtcttttgttctctttgttgTTATTGAAGAACAGCCATGTAGATAAAGATGAGGAAGTGGTCAGCAGAAAagttgaggaggaagaagcagcaggataTTGTCAGAGTTGGGACATTTGTCTCAAAATGCAAGAAATCCCAAAAGACTGAAAATGGTGCTTCTCTAAGGTGGCTGGGAGAAAACATCAGCCAAATGGTCTAAGCTATAAAACTGGTTCTAGCAGCTGTGTGGCAAGTAACTGATGGAGATGAGAGTCAGGGTTCCAGGGCCTCTCTTATTAAGAAGTGTTAAGAATTAGTGATTCAAACAACGTCTGGGAAAGCAGTGAGATCATTTAGAATAGTTTAACAGCATCCTTGTTGTTTCAGCACATTGGAAAGGAGTCCTCAAAAACCCTCAGTACAGAACATAAGTCCACGTTCTGCTCACAAAGCACCCAACTGCCTGGTCTTAAACGGTTTCCTTTTACGTCAGCGCACCCAGCACTTGGATTGCACCCTCCCCAGAGCTTCAGAAAGAAGAGACTTTTGTCCTTTTCTCTGATGACAGAGTGCAGAGATTGCAGTGCCTAAATTTGTTATGTTCTCATGCTCTAATagcttgttttgctttctctcacTTTGGCTGTGAGTGCCAGTCACAGTTACTGTAAGCCCTTTTTGTTGACCAATTTAAATTTTTGACTAGCAATAATTGTCTTTTTATACTTAGTGTTATGAATTGCACTAAAGCTGAATAGTGTATTGTGGGCTATTTGTTCAGCCCTACAAAGAAGTTCTTGTGTGAGCATCGCTCTAACAAATGATCTAAGCATCTCTGATACAAAAACAGTTCAAAGTTGTTTTTCTCACTCttttaaatagtttatttttacatttgctGGTAACTACTCAATACATCAGGCAAATTTATTTTTGGTTATGGACTCAGTCTTTTTCAGCATTCATAAAAAGTGAAGTTCTGCTCAGCAGATGGAATTTCCCTCATGGAATGGTGTAGACTTGAAGATGTAGATGCAGTTAATGAAGGATAACTCAGTTTTGGATCAGCCTCCCACTCTAGTTAATCTCCATGGGGAGACATTAGTGCAGGACTAGTGATTTTACTAAGGGTCAACCagagcaacagaccagagaacTGGGCATTCTGGATGCACATCCTCTAGTTCCTGATGCTACAATACTTTAAGTATAATTAAACTTTAGTAAaccaagaggtttttttctgaagccagGAAGGGTTTGATTTCTGAATTACAGCTCATTTGGACTTGCCATGTGAATAGGTATCAAATCTCCCAGTCAACTGGACTTTTAAATACAAGTCTTTAGAGTTTTTCTACAGAATGGTTGAACTTCAAGACCTGTTTAACAAGTATTTGCCCTGCAGAAGTGGGCAAGGGGATTATTAATCTGCGTTGCTGTAAACATTGACTTGTGTATTTGAGGTAGCCTTATGCAAAGCTAATCCCAGATTATTGACTTTCCAGGCAGACAGGGTAAAACTGACTCTGTTAGTTGAGCTTGTGAAAGCTGTAGTATGTGTGTAACACTTGAGATTCCCAGGGACTGATGATTTTTTTGCCACTAAGAAGTTTAACGGACTGTGGTGGAATTTGGTTCACAGAGAGGAAGTTGTGTACAGCTTGGATTTTAGCATTAAATGTGGAGTGTGGTTTGAATTACAGCAAATTAACTTTCTTAATGTAAttaaactgaaagcagagaCCAAACCAATTGAGAGTTGAATTTTGAAGACTGGACTTGCACAAGGGAAGAAGATGGATTTCAAAATGAGGAATATGTGGCTTCCAGTTAagttgttgaggtttttttaatgttagttATATTTAAGCCAACAAAATGTGACTGAAGTTCCCTAAACCAGAACATATTTTTTCTAGTGTGGCTGTGTTCAGAACAGCTCTGATGGCTGTTGCTTCCTGAACAGTTTTCTGAGAACATCAAGCTTTCTAACTCTGGATGCCCAATTTTTATAGTCCCCTTCTGCAATTTGAGCTTTGTGTGTGTAAATGTGTAGTGTGTGAGTGatatacatatgtgtgtgtaccTGTAAGCTGATATTGTGTATGtatacaaatatttatatatatgaaaCGATGAGAGGGCTGCCAGCAAGTGCAGTCAGCAGAAACAAGAGACTCCACCATCTACAGGGACTTAGCATCCTAATGAAATCAGGAGGTGGCTAAACATTTGATCCTTGTATCACCATAGCGACTGCCTGGTTGTCCTCAACTCAGTCCTGGTGTAACTCCACTGACTTCCAGAGTATCAGGCTGCTGTAACACTTAtttgaggagaggaggaggttcACATTTCTCTGGTGTTCAACTGTCAGTTTAGGGCAAACTTTTGATTGCAAGAGACTTCAGGATGATGCTGGAgaggccctgctgcagcaggtcagCCCTCTGTTCTCATTGTCTGACTATGGAGCCCTTCAgcatttttcagaaggaaaccTTTGCAAGGCTGTTTTATTAGTTGTGGTGGTCTGAGTATTTTATGGTCCAAGGTTCAATGAATAGAAACTGTAACATGCCAGAGATGAGTTTCTGCTGGCTTGTTTAACTAGACAGATTTCAGTGCACTTCATTCAAGAAGAAGGTGTTGGAGGAAAGCTCTATCCCAGGACCTTGATGCTTTTGACTGTTGGGTTTTAAGTAAAACCTCTTTAATCATCCCATTCTAGCTAGCaggtttttctgttttacaaatAGTGCACAAGGCTTGTATTTGTTTAGAAGAATATCTGCCTAAAACTGACTTGTGAAACCCTGGAAATGTGAAATGAACAGAGGGTCTGAaatcttttaacattttattttaaaacccaaaaaacttATGACAGTCCTGTTTACCaaacctgagctgctgcttggcTCTTAAGCCTAACATAAACCAAAGGGGAAgcagatttgtttgcattcatTTCCTCCCCTAGACAGTTTTATATAACCTGTCATTTTAATATTGCACTGCTGCTCTTTccaacaaaagcagcaaatcaAAACCTGTAAATCATATTTGCTTAGAGGGAGAAACACAATGCAAATAAGAAGCTTTAGCTTTGTAGGACTCTTATTGTCAAAAATAAAACTCCAGAAAGCATTGTAAGATTCAAGAGAGGATTTTTAAAGCAAGGAGTCTGGCTACTTTCTTTGTGTTCAGTTGCATAAGAATTGTCAGCTCTTCAGTTTTGTtgtagttgggttttttttaaggagggaaaaagaagcTCTTGCAACATTCTGCTTCATGCTGACTTCCAATTATTGCAGTATTAACTCCCCTGGATAAAGAAAACCACAGCTGTTCTTTTGCACTTTTTAAGGCTGATCTCACTAGAGAGAGGCTTAAACTACCAGGTAAAATAGACACGTTTTATAAAAGCCTTCCATCAGAAAACTCCTGTCCCTTGGAGAGTttaccttttctggttttgggATGTTAGACTGTGCAAAACATGAGATGCAGTTCTGTATCTTAGTTAACCATATTCAAGGCTATTTTTCAGGGTGTGAGGTTTGAGGTCTACTGGCATGCCAGCTACCTGGAAGTTAGTTTCAGAATAGATGCTTTCTTGGATGAGAATCAAGTTTTAAGCTCTTCTCGCTCAGAATTTAACTAAGTTGCTGCTTCTGGAGCCCAAAGAGTGGACTGATTAGTTGAGTGGATTGTTTAACAAGCTTTTGTTCAGTTGCTAGAAGTGAGGGAGTTTTGTTATTTAAGTGAAAAATGTATTATGgattattatttattatgtaGGTGGAAATGTTTTAGTCTTTGTCACCGTGGGAATGGAGTCAGTGTCTCCTTTGTAATGGTGTAACGCAGGATAACTGTGATTTGGATTTGAAGAACTACTGGATGTTTGTCTGTATCTTTTGACTACAGAGTAAATGAAGTCTTCATAACTAGAGACATTGTGctctttggttttcttctgctaTCAGATCCCCATACGTGACTGATCTATGAAATGGCAGAGAATGGAACAGATTGTGACCAGAGACGCATAGGAATGATCAAAGAACAGCACAATGGAAACTTTACAGGTAGGTGGAAATGACTTCTTGCTCTCAGCTGATCAGCTTGGAGTGTAAAGTACCCAGCACAATACTGAAAAGGAATTTATGTTGGTGCCCTTTATACTCAGATAATGCAAAGGGCTTCAGTGCCTGAATCCATCTTGGAAACTTCAGCCATTTCTAAATCTGAAGACTGGAGGATTTGTGCATTGTAAAGCCACAGGATAGCTTTatgctgtgtgtttctgttcAGTTTTCTCTATACTCTTTTCTCCCTCCAGAGTTCTTGTTCTGTAGTTGATATGCAGGCAAGCCCTGTAAAGCTGACTTGAGTACCAACAGAGGCTGCAACAGGACTGAGCTGAAAAACTAAGTTGGCAAATAAGTGTGGGTAGAAGTCAGGCTATACAGCCCCACCCTTTGGCACTGAAAAGTTagtaagaaaaatgtgttttcttttggaagaaatcCAGTTATTAGTCTCCAGTTTCTAGCTTTTCTGTTGACAGCTTCACTGTGATTTATCAGTTTCAGTGATAAATTACTGGCATAACAGTTAACTCCTTCAtctcctgcctctcctctgTTTTTCCTACTGGTATTTCTGAAGTAGGCTCCTGTTCATGTTTAGGATTCATGAAAAATAACCTCAGAATGTTTCAGGAAGAGCTAACTATCCATGCCATGTAGTATAGCATAGAAATGATAATGATCTGAGCTTGTTTCCTGTCAGCTTTGAGTGTGCCAGTTCCATGTTTAATTAAGTTTTGTAACCAAGTTATTTCTCAAGTTGTAAGCAGTCTTACACCATTGTTTTTTATGTCTTTACCTTTACTA from Colius striatus isolate bColStr4 chromosome 20, bColStr4.1.hap1, whole genome shotgun sequence harbors:
- the PTRH2 gene encoding peptidyl-tRNA hydrolase 2, mitochondrial isoform X1 — its product is MSQRRAQSLKSIMDFLFQPEFCHFIGGFLAGILVGWDIHRKFSKPEDRNASSAPENNLESDGDIMGESGEFKMVLIVRNDLKMGKGKVAAQCSHAAVSAYKQVQKRNPELLKQWEYCGQPKVVLKAPDEETLLQLLTNAKQLGLTVSLIQDAGRTQIAPGSKTVLGIGPGPADVIDKVSGHLKLF
- the PTRH2 gene encoding peptidyl-tRNA hydrolase 2, mitochondrial isoform X2; translated protein: MDFLFQPEFCHFIGGFLAGILVGWDIHRKFSKPEDRNASSAPENNLESDGDIMGESGEFKMVLIVRNDLKMGKGKVAAQCSHAAVSAYKQVQKRNPELLKQWEYCGQPKVVLKAPDEETLLQLLTNAKQLGLTVSLIQDAGRTQIAPGSKTVLGIGPGPADVIDKVSGHLKLF